A single genomic interval of Streptomyces showdoensis harbors:
- the pheA gene encoding prephenate dehydratase: protein MSATRYTYLGPEGTFTEAALRTLPEAATRELVPMVSVPAALDAVRNGEAAAALVPIENSVEGGVTATLDELASGEPLMIYREVLLPIAFALLVRPGTKLSEIKTVTGHPVAQPQVRNWLRAHLPEAVWESAASNADGARLVQEGRFDAAFAGEFAAATYGLEALVTEIHDAENAETRFVLVGRPARPAAPTGADKTSVVLWLGEDHPGALLELLQEFAVRGVNLMLIQSRPTGAGIGNYCFAVDAEGHISDRRVGEALMGLKRICPKVRFLGSYPRAGVAVEDVRALRRGTSDAEFTDASDWLARAQDGRA from the coding sequence ATGTCAGCCACCCGGTATACGTATCTCGGTCCCGAAGGCACCTTCACGGAGGCCGCGCTGCGTACGCTGCCCGAGGCCGCGACGCGGGAGCTCGTCCCGATGGTCTCGGTCCCGGCGGCGCTGGACGCCGTGCGCAACGGGGAGGCCGCGGCCGCGCTGGTGCCGATCGAGAACTCGGTCGAGGGCGGGGTGACGGCGACTCTCGACGAGCTGGCCTCGGGCGAGCCGCTGATGATCTACCGCGAGGTGCTGCTGCCGATCGCCTTCGCCCTGCTCGTGCGGCCGGGGACGAAGCTGTCGGAGATCAAGACCGTCACGGGTCACCCGGTGGCCCAGCCGCAGGTGCGGAACTGGCTGCGGGCGCATCTGCCGGAGGCGGTCTGGGAGTCCGCCGCGTCCAACGCGGACGGGGCCCGGCTGGTCCAGGAGGGCCGCTTCGACGCGGCCTTCGCGGGCGAGTTCGCGGCGGCGACCTACGGTCTGGAGGCCCTGGTCACCGAGATCCACGACGCCGAGAACGCCGAGACGCGCTTCGTGCTGGTGGGCCGGCCGGCCCGGCCCGCGGCGCCGACGGGTGCGGACAAGACCTCGGTCGTGCTGTGGCTGGGCGAGGACCACCCCGGTGCGCTCCTCGAACTCCTCCAGGAATTCGCCGTCCGCGGAGTCAACCTGATGCTGATCCAGTCCCGTCCCACGGGGGCCGGGATCGGGAACTACTGCTTCGCGGTGGACGCCGAGGGACATATCTCGGACCGGCGGGTCGGCGAGGCCCTGATGGGGCTGAAGCGGATCTGTCCGAAGGTGCGCTTCCTCGGCTCGTATCCGCGGGCGGGCGTGGCGGTCGAGGACGTGCGGGCGCTGCGGCGCGGCACCTCTGACGCGGAGTTCACGGACGCCTCGGACTGGCTGGCGCGGGCCCAGGACGGCCGGGCGTAG
- the serS gene encoding serine--tRNA ligase, with translation MIDLRLLREDPDRVRASQRARGEDVALVDALLSADERRRSSGVRFDELRSEQKALGKLIPKASPEERTALLQKAEQLKIDVKAAEAEQNEADETARTLLLQLGNIVHPDVPVGGEEDFVVLETHGTIRDFAAEGFEPKDHLELGEALGAIDVERGAKVSGSRFYYLTGVGALLELALVNAAIAQATEAGFIPMLTPALVRPRAMEGTGFLGQAAENVYHLEKDDYYLVGTSEVPLAAYHMDEIIDADKLPLRYAGFSPCFRREAGTYGKDTRGIFRVHQFDKVEMFSYVAPEDAEAEHKRLLDWEKQWLTSLELPFQVIDVATGDLGSSASRKFDCEAWIPTQGKYRELTSASNCDGFQARRLSVRMREEQGGKKTVQPLATLNGTLCAVPRTIVAILENHQLPDGSVRVPEVLRPYLGGREVLEPISK, from the coding sequence GTGATTGACCTTCGCCTGCTCCGTGAGGACCCCGACCGTGTTCGCGCCTCCCAGCGCGCCCGTGGAGAGGACGTCGCGCTCGTCGACGCCCTGCTCTCCGCCGATGAGCGGCGCAGGTCGTCCGGCGTCCGCTTCGACGAGCTCCGATCCGAGCAGAAGGCGCTCGGCAAGCTGATCCCCAAGGCCTCCCCCGAGGAGCGCACCGCGCTCCTGCAGAAGGCCGAGCAGCTCAAGATCGACGTCAAGGCCGCCGAGGCCGAGCAGAACGAGGCCGACGAGACGGCCCGTACGCTCCTCCTCCAGCTCGGCAACATCGTCCACCCGGACGTGCCCGTGGGCGGCGAGGAGGACTTCGTCGTCCTCGAGACGCACGGCACCATCCGCGACTTCGCCGCCGAGGGCTTCGAGCCCAAGGACCACCTGGAGCTCGGCGAGGCGCTCGGCGCCATCGACGTCGAGCGCGGCGCCAAGGTCTCCGGCTCGCGCTTCTACTACCTGACCGGCGTCGGCGCGCTCCTGGAGCTCGCCCTCGTCAACGCGGCGATCGCGCAGGCCACCGAGGCCGGCTTCATCCCGATGCTGACCCCGGCGCTGGTCCGCCCGCGCGCCATGGAGGGCACCGGCTTCCTCGGCCAGGCCGCGGAGAACGTGTACCACCTGGAGAAGGACGACTACTACCTGGTCGGCACCTCCGAGGTCCCGCTCGCCGCGTACCACATGGACGAGATCATCGACGCCGACAAGCTGCCGCTGCGCTACGCCGGCTTCTCGCCGTGCTTCCGCCGCGAGGCCGGCACCTACGGCAAGGACACCCGCGGCATCTTCCGCGTCCACCAGTTCGACAAGGTCGAGATGTTCTCGTACGTCGCCCCGGAGGACGCCGAGGCCGAGCACAAGCGGCTCCTGGACTGGGAGAAGCAGTGGCTGACCTCCCTGGAGCTGCCCTTCCAGGTGATCGACGTCGCCACCGGCGACCTGGGCTCCTCCGCCTCCCGCAAGTTCGACTGCGAGGCCTGGATCCCCACCCAGGGCAAGTACCGCGAGCTGACCTCCGCCTCGAACTGCGACGGCTTCCAGGCCCGCCGCCTGTCCGTCCGCATGCGCGAGGAGCAGGGCGGCAAGAAGACCGTGCAGCCGCTGGCCACCCTGAACGGCACGCTGTGCGCCGTCCCGCGCACGATCGTGGCGATCCTGGAGAACCACCAGCTGCCGGACGGCTCGGTGCGCGTGCCCGAGGTGCTGCGCCCCTACCTCGGCGGCCGTGAGGTCCTGGAGCCGATCTCCAAGTGA
- a CDS encoding HAD family hydrolase, which translates to MSTFPYRLVATDLDGTLLRADESVSDRTRDALAAATEAGAAHIVVTGRAVPWTRHILDDLGYEGIAVCGQGAQVYHAGEHRLLTSLTLDRQLAGLALSKIEAEVGPLALAASRDGLEGEVLIGPGYRVQEGPLPYVPYEDPAELWAAPLTKLYLQHPTLGDDELTRIARQTVGGLVDVVMAGPGIVEVLPLGLSKATGLSLAARRLGVKAAETIAFGDMPNDIPMFGWAARGVAMGNAHEELRAVADEVTASNEEDGIALVLERLLEA; encoded by the coding sequence GTGAGCACCTTCCCCTACCGCCTGGTGGCGACGGACCTCGACGGCACGCTGCTGCGTGCCGACGAGTCCGTCTCGGACCGTACGCGGGACGCGCTCGCCGCCGCCACGGAGGCGGGCGCCGCGCACATCGTCGTCACGGGCCGGGCGGTGCCCTGGACCCGGCACATCCTCGACGACCTCGGCTACGAGGGGATCGCGGTGTGCGGGCAGGGCGCGCAGGTCTACCACGCCGGTGAGCACCGGCTGCTGACCTCGCTGACCCTGGACCGGCAGCTCGCCGGGCTCGCCCTGTCGAAGATCGAGGCCGAGGTGGGCCCGCTGGCGCTCGCCGCGAGCCGCGACGGTCTGGAGGGCGAGGTCCTGATCGGCCCCGGCTACCGGGTCCAGGAGGGCCCGCTGCCGTACGTCCCGTACGAGGACCCGGCGGAGCTGTGGGCGGCCCCGCTGACCAAGCTCTACCTCCAGCACCCGACGCTCGGCGACGACGAGCTGACCCGGATCGCGCGCCAGACGGTCGGCGGGCTCGTGGACGTCGTCATGGCGGGACCGGGGATCGTCGAGGTCCTCCCGCTCGGCCTGAGCAAGGCGACCGGGCTCTCGCTCGCCGCGCGCCGGCTGGGCGTGAAGGCCGCGGAGACGATCGCCTTCGGCGACATGCCCAACGACATCCCGATGTTCGGCTGGGCCGCGCGCGGCGTCGCGATGGGCAACGCCCACGAGGAGCTGCGGGCGGTCGCCGACGAGGTGACCGCGTCCAACGAGGAGGACGGCATCGCGCTCGTCCTGGAGCGCCTGCTGGAGGCGTAG
- a CDS encoding rhomboid-like protein, which translates to MRSSPGTHVWLAVIAITSLCIALSPDGLDHYLLHRNSSNLYELSRHPMQALLGSAFWIENPASLLLYAVLFEVFHAPVERWLGTVKWLVVVATAHIAATLISQKVVLEAIQDHDVPRSMAHVVDIGVSYGLAASVGILTYRLPRPWRWFYLAGAVAFFAVPLVTNHTYTDLGHAISLLIGLAFWPLTRHVPDKPVVHAGASDPH; encoded by the coding sequence GTGCGTTCGTCACCCGGCACGCATGTCTGGCTGGCCGTCATCGCGATCACCAGCCTCTGCATCGCCCTGTCCCCGGACGGGCTGGACCACTATCTGCTGCACCGCAACAGCAGCAACCTGTACGAGCTCTCCCGCCACCCGATGCAGGCGCTGCTCGGCAGCGCGTTCTGGATCGAGAACCCGGCGAGCCTGCTGCTCTACGCGGTCCTCTTCGAGGTCTTCCACGCGCCGGTGGAGCGCTGGCTCGGCACGGTGAAGTGGCTGGTCGTCGTGGCGACGGCGCACATCGCCGCCACCCTCATCAGCCAGAAGGTGGTCCTGGAGGCGATCCAGGACCACGACGTGCCGCGCAGCATGGCGCACGTCGTCGACATCGGGGTGAGCTACGGCCTCGCCGCCTCGGTCGGCATCCTGACCTATCGGCTGCCCCGGCCCTGGCGCTGGTTCTACCTGGCGGGGGCGGTGGCCTTCTTCGCGGTGCCGCTGGTCACCAACCACACGTACACCGACCTGGGGCACGCGATCTCGCTGCTCATCGGGCTCGCGTTCTGGCCGCTGACCCGGCACGTGCCGGATAAACCGGTGGTCCACGCGGGGGCGTCCGACCCACACTAG
- the lpdA gene encoding dihydrolipoyl dehydrogenase yields MSDRFDVVVLGAGPGGYVAAIRAAQLGKRVAVVEEKYWGGVCLNVGCIPTKALLRNAELAHIFTHEAKTFGIKVDGTVSFDYREAFNRSRTVADGRVKGVHFLMKKNGITEFDGRGTFLDANTLQVNKADGTAQTISFDHCIIATGATPRLLPGTALSDRVVSYEQQILAEDAPKSIVIAGAGAIGIEFAYVLNNYGTKVTIVEFLDRMAPLEDEEVSKELAKQYRKLGIDVLTSTRVEAIDESGPQVRVTVTGKDGAQKVLEADKVLQAIGFAPNVSGYGLENTGVAVTERGAIDVDGRCRTSVPHIYAIGDVTAKLMLAHTAEAMGVIAAETIADAETMELDYAMIPRATYCQPQIASFGYTEAQAREKGYDVKVSKFPFMANGKAHGLGDPTGFVKIVADAKYGEIVGAHLIGPDVTELLPELTLAQQWDLTVHEVARNVHAHPTLGEAVKEAVHGIAGHMINF; encoded by the coding sequence ATGTCAGACCGCTTCGACGTCGTCGTACTCGGAGCTGGCCCCGGCGGCTACGTCGCCGCCATCCGCGCCGCCCAGCTGGGCAAGCGGGTCGCGGTCGTCGAGGAGAAGTACTGGGGCGGTGTCTGCCTGAACGTCGGCTGCATCCCCACCAAGGCGCTGCTGCGCAACGCCGAGCTGGCCCACATCTTCACCCACGAGGCCAAGACCTTCGGCATCAAGGTCGACGGCACGGTCTCCTTCGACTACCGCGAGGCGTTCAACCGCAGCCGCACGGTCGCGGACGGCCGCGTCAAGGGCGTCCACTTCCTGATGAAGAAGAACGGCATCACCGAGTTCGACGGCCGGGGCACCTTCCTCGACGCGAACACGCTGCAGGTGAACAAGGCCGACGGCACCGCGCAGACGATCAGCTTCGACCACTGCATCATCGCCACCGGCGCCACCCCGCGCCTGCTGCCCGGGACCGCGCTGAGCGACCGGGTCGTCTCGTACGAGCAGCAGATCCTCGCCGAGGACGCCCCGAAGTCGATCGTCATCGCCGGCGCCGGCGCGATCGGCATCGAGTTCGCGTACGTGCTGAACAACTACGGCACCAAGGTCACCATCGTCGAGTTCCTGGACCGGATGGCCCCCCTGGAGGACGAGGAGGTCTCCAAGGAGCTCGCCAAGCAGTACCGCAAGCTCGGCATCGACGTCCTGACCTCCACCCGCGTCGAGGCCATCGACGAGTCCGGCCCGCAGGTCCGCGTCACCGTCACCGGCAAGGACGGCGCGCAGAAGGTCCTGGAGGCCGACAAGGTCCTGCAGGCCATCGGCTTCGCCCCGAACGTCTCCGGCTACGGCCTGGAGAACACCGGCGTCGCCGTGACCGAGCGCGGTGCCATCGACGTCGACGGCCGCTGCCGCACCTCCGTGCCGCACATCTACGCCATCGGCGACGTCACCGCCAAGCTGATGCTCGCGCACACGGCCGAGGCCATGGGCGTCATCGCCGCCGAGACCATCGCGGACGCCGAGACCATGGAGCTCGACTACGCGATGATCCCCCGCGCGACCTACTGCCAGCCGCAGATCGCCAGCTTCGGCTACACCGAGGCGCAGGCCCGCGAGAAGGGCTACGACGTCAAGGTCTCGAAGTTCCCCTTCATGGCGAACGGCAAGGCGCACGGCCTCGGCGACCCGACCGGCTTCGTGAAGATCGTCGCCGACGCCAAGTACGGCGAGATCGTCGGCGCCCACCTCATCGGCCCCGACGTCACCGAGCTGCTGCCCGAGCTCACCCTGGCGCAGCAGTGGGACCTCACCGTCCACGAGGTCGCCCGCAACGTGCACGCCCACCCGACGCTGGGCGAGGCCGTCAAGGAAGCGGTCCACGGCATCGCCGGACACATGATCAATTTCTGA
- a CDS encoding FadR/GntR family transcriptional regulator: protein MALKAAGRVSLVDSVVEQLRTQLTEGEWAVGDRIPTEHELAELLGVGRNTVREAVRVLVHAGLLESRQGNGTFVRSTADPAAVLRGVRHAGALDVLELRVALEAEAARLAAVRRDTHDLLRLRAALTTLREQGDRDADADVAFHLAVVEATHNAAFREVYRFFSAQVHESLVEALGDRAMPPVDIDAHEALVAAIEAADPEAAEAQARELLRVPMETVAALTEGSR, encoded by the coding sequence ATGGCGCTGAAGGCGGCGGGACGGGTCTCGCTGGTGGACTCCGTGGTGGAACAGCTGCGCACGCAGCTCACCGAGGGAGAGTGGGCCGTCGGCGACCGCATCCCCACCGAGCACGAGCTCGCCGAACTCCTCGGCGTCGGCCGCAACACCGTGCGCGAGGCCGTCCGCGTCCTGGTCCACGCCGGGCTCCTGGAGTCCCGGCAGGGCAACGGCACCTTCGTCAGGTCCACCGCCGACCCGGCCGCCGTCCTGCGCGGGGTGCGGCACGCCGGAGCGCTGGACGTCCTGGAGCTGCGGGTCGCCCTGGAGGCGGAGGCGGCGCGCCTCGCGGCCGTCCGCCGGGACACCCACGACCTGCTGCGGCTGCGGGCGGCCCTGACCACCCTGCGCGAACAGGGCGACCGGGACGCCGACGCGGACGTCGCCTTCCACCTCGCGGTCGTCGAGGCCACCCACAACGCGGCCTTCCGCGAGGTCTACCGCTTCTTCTCCGCCCAGGTGCACGAGTCCCTGGTGGAGGCGCTGGGCGACCGCGCCATGCCACCGGTCGACATCGACGCCCACGAGGCGCTGGTCGCGGCGATCGAGGCGGCCGACCCGGAGGCGGCGGAGGCGCAGGCGCGCGAACTGCTGCGGGTCCCGATGGAGACCGTCGCCGCGCTGACGGAGGGGTCGCGATGA
- a CDS encoding CynX/NimT family MFS transporter, with the protein MSRETSEAPVVAPVLVDAEADVRPSAAGAAARRALLARPVVLLVGIVLASVNMRAALASVSPLVSEISEAYGLSAAASSLVTSVPVLFLGLGALVAPWLGRRFGAERVLFAALLLLGAGILVRVLPSSAALYCGGVLVGTAIALLNVLMPGLIKRDFPDRAASMTSVYTGSMIAGATVVAASSVPLERVLGGWQASLGFWSLLAAVAALAWLPQVLIARGRTGHELRAAGPAAAPVRSVWRSPLAWQVTLFMGLQSLWSYVLIAWMPTIFTDHGMSRSTAGVVFAFNNLIQVAGAFAVPLLAGRMRSQRPLIVLVTTLVAAGYAGLMVAPVQGAWLWSAVLGVGQGGAVGLALTLIVLRSGDAVTAARLSGMAQTVGYLLAAAGPLAAGALHQATGSWTPPILAVLGVCAAALAVGLLAARNRTV; encoded by the coding sequence ATGAGCCGGGAGACCTCCGAGGCCCCGGTCGTGGCGCCCGTCCTCGTCGACGCGGAGGCCGATGTCCGGCCCTCCGCCGCGGGGGCGGCGGCCCGGCGGGCGCTGCTCGCCCGTCCGGTGGTGCTCCTGGTCGGGATCGTGCTGGCCTCGGTCAACATGCGCGCCGCGCTCGCGAGCGTGTCGCCGCTGGTGAGCGAGATATCCGAGGCGTACGGCCTGTCGGCGGCCGCGTCCTCCCTGGTGACCTCGGTGCCGGTGCTCTTCCTGGGGCTCGGCGCGCTGGTCGCGCCCTGGCTCGGACGGCGCTTCGGCGCGGAGCGGGTGCTGTTCGCGGCGCTGCTGCTGCTCGGCGCCGGCATCCTGGTGCGGGTGCTGCCCTCGTCGGCCGCGCTGTACTGCGGCGGCGTCCTGGTCGGCACCGCCATCGCCCTGCTGAACGTCCTGATGCCCGGTCTCATCAAGCGGGACTTCCCGGACCGGGCCGCGTCGATGACCTCCGTCTACACGGGCTCGATGATCGCGGGCGCCACCGTCGTCGCGGCCTCCTCGGTGCCGCTGGAGCGGGTGCTCGGTGGCTGGCAGGCCTCGCTCGGCTTCTGGTCGCTGCTCGCGGCGGTCGCGGCGCTGGCCTGGCTGCCGCAGGTGCTGATCGCCCGGGGCCGCACCGGGCACGAGCTGCGGGCCGCGGGCCCGGCCGCCGCCCCCGTCCGGTCCGTCTGGCGCTCGCCGCTGGCCTGGCAGGTGACGCTGTTCATGGGGCTGCAGTCGCTGTGGTCGTACGTCCTGATCGCCTGGATGCCGACGATCTTCACGGACCACGGGATGAGCCGCTCGACGGCGGGCGTCGTCTTCGCCTTCAACAACCTCATCCAGGTGGCCGGCGCCTTCGCCGTGCCGCTGCTCGCCGGGCGGATGCGCAGCCAGCGCCCGCTGATCGTGCTGGTGACGACGCTGGTCGCGGCGGGATACGCCGGGCTGATGGTCGCCCCGGTGCAGGGCGCCTGGCTCTGGTCGGCGGTCCTCGGCGTGGGTCAGGGCGGGGCGGTGGGGCTCGCGCTCACCCTGATCGTGCTGCGTTCGGGCGACGCGGTGACGGCCGCCCGGCTGTCCGGCATGGCCCAGACCGTGGGCTATCTGCTGGCCGCCGCGGGGCCGCTGGCCGCGGGCGCCCTGCACCAGGCCACCGGCTCCTGGACGCCGCCGATCCTCGCCGTGCTCGGCGTGTGCGCGGCGGCGCTCGCGGTCGGACTGCTGGCGGCCCGCAACCGCACGGTCTGA
- a CDS encoding ABC transporter permease: MYNPTVARLTYRALLGRRRALILFGLPAMLIVIAVAVRLFNGADDQVAADVLGGFALATMVPLIGVIAGTGAIGPEIDDGSIVYLLAKPVKRPTIIFTKLIVAVAVTMVFSAVPTLIAGFILNGNGQQVAVAYTVAALVASIAYSAMFLLLGTVSRHAVVIGLVYALVWEALFGSLIAGAKTLSVQQWALALAEKVTGDGLISSEVALPTAVMLLVAVTVGATWFAGHKLRSMTLAGEE; the protein is encoded by the coding sequence ATGTACAACCCCACAGTCGCCCGGCTCACCTACCGGGCCCTGCTCGGCCGCCGACGGGCCCTGATCCTGTTCGGGCTGCCGGCCATGCTGATCGTGATCGCCGTGGCGGTCCGCCTGTTCAACGGAGCCGACGACCAGGTCGCCGCCGACGTCCTCGGCGGTTTCGCCCTGGCCACGATGGTGCCCCTGATCGGCGTGATCGCCGGCACCGGCGCCATCGGCCCGGAGATCGACGACGGCTCGATCGTCTACCTGCTGGCCAAGCCGGTGAAGCGGCCCACGATCATCTTCACCAAGCTGATCGTCGCCGTCGCCGTGACGATGGTCTTCTCCGCCGTGCCCACGCTGATCGCCGGATTCATCCTCAACGGCAACGGGCAGCAGGTGGCGGTCGCCTACACGGTGGCGGCCCTGGTGGCCTCCATCGCGTACAGCGCGATGTTCCTCCTGCTCGGCACGGTCAGCCGCCACGCGGTCGTCATCGGCCTGGTCTACGCCCTGGTGTGGGAGGCCCTGTTCGGCTCCCTGATCGCGGGCGCCAAGACCCTGAGCGTCCAGCAGTGGGCGCTGGCCCTGGCGGAGAAGGTCACCGGCGACGGCCTGATCAGCTCCGAGGTGGCGCTGCCGACCGCGGTGATGCTGCTGGTCGCCGTGACGGTCGGGGCGACCTGGTTCGCCGGCCACAAGCTGCGGTCGATGACCCTGGCGGGCGAGGAGTAG
- a CDS encoding ABC transporter ATP-binding protein: MTTLNIDHASRWFGNVVAVNDVTMTVGPGVTGLLGPNGAGKSTLINMMGGFLPPSTGTVTLDGEAIWRNESVYRTIGVVPEREAMYDFLTGREFVVANAELQGLGDEEARRALATVEMEYAQDRKISTYSKGMRQRVKMASALVHEPSVLLLDEPFNGMDPRQRMQLMDLLRRMGAEGRTVLFSSHILEEVEQLASHIEVIVAGRHAASGDFRRIRRLMTDRPHRYLVRSSDDRALAAALIADPSTAGIEVDHTAEGGLRVQAVDFGRFTELLPKVAKERGIRLLTVSPSDESLESVFSYLVAA, encoded by the coding sequence GTGACCACGCTCAACATCGACCACGCCTCGCGCTGGTTCGGCAACGTCGTGGCCGTCAACGACGTCACCATGACCGTCGGTCCGGGCGTCACCGGCCTGCTCGGCCCCAACGGCGCCGGGAAGTCCACCCTGATCAACATGATGGGCGGCTTCCTGCCGCCCTCCACCGGCACGGTCACCCTCGACGGCGAGGCGATCTGGCGCAACGAGTCGGTCTACCGGACCATCGGCGTCGTCCCCGAGCGGGAGGCGATGTACGACTTCCTCACCGGCCGCGAGTTCGTCGTCGCCAACGCGGAGCTGCAGGGCCTCGGCGACGAGGAGGCCCGGCGGGCCCTCGCCACGGTCGAGATGGAGTACGCCCAGGACCGCAAGATCTCCACGTACAGCAAGGGCATGCGGCAGCGCGTGAAGATGGCCTCGGCCCTCGTCCACGAGCCGTCCGTGCTGCTGCTCGACGAGCCCTTCAACGGCATGGACCCGCGCCAGCGCATGCAGCTGATGGATCTGCTGCGCCGGATGGGCGCCGAGGGCCGCACGGTCCTCTTCTCCTCGCACATCCTGGAGGAGGTCGAGCAGCTCGCCTCGCACATCGAGGTGATCGTGGCCGGACGGCACGCCGCCTCCGGCGACTTCCGCCGCATCCGCCGGCTCATGACGGACCGGCCGCACCGCTATCTCGTCCGCTCCAGCGACGACCGGGCCCTGGCGGCGGCGCTGATCGCCGACCCGTCGACGGCCGGCATCGAGGTCGACCACACGGCCGAGGGCGGACTGCGCGTCCAGGCCGTCGACTTCGGACGGTTCACCGAACTGCTGCCGAAGGTGGCCAAGGAGCGGGGCATCCGGCTGCTCACGGTCTCGCCCTCGGACGAATCCCTCGAATCGGTCTTCTCGTATCTCGTAGCGGCCTGA
- a CDS encoding ABC transporter permease, with the protein MSSQATDDTANTRIHNIGYRGYDGPRLGRASARRALFSQSLRGAYGLGRSAKSKVLPMLLFAVMCVPALIIVAVAVVTKSSKLPIEYTQYAIFLQMVIAIFLASQAPQSVSRDLRFRTVPLYFARPIERVDYVLAKYGAMASAMFVLTASPLLILWIGSLLAKMDFAEQTKMLGQGLVSVTLLSLLFGGIGLVMAALTPRRGFGVAAVIATLVISYGAVSTLQGIAYGTDNVGAVKWIGLFSPITLIGGVQDAFLGAPTAAPGGEAAAPGTAVGALYVLVVLALIAGSYGVLMRRYRKVGL; encoded by the coding sequence ATGAGCTCCCAGGCCACTGACGACACGGCGAACACCCGGATCCACAACATCGGCTACCGCGGCTACGACGGACCGCGCCTCGGCCGCGCCTCCGCGCGCCGGGCGCTGTTCTCCCAGTCGCTGCGCGGCGCGTACGGACTGGGCCGCAGCGCCAAGTCCAAGGTGCTGCCGATGCTGCTCTTCGCCGTGATGTGCGTGCCCGCGCTGATCATCGTCGCGGTCGCGGTCGTCACCAAGTCGTCGAAGCTGCCGATCGAGTACACGCAGTACGCGATCTTCCTCCAGATGGTCATCGCCATCTTCCTGGCCTCCCAGGCCCCCCAGTCGGTCTCCCGGGACCTCAGGTTCCGCACCGTCCCCCTCTACTTCGCCCGCCCGATCGAGCGCGTGGACTACGTGCTCGCCAAGTACGGGGCGATGGCCTCCGCGATGTTCGTCCTCACCGCCTCCCCGCTGCTGATCCTCTGGATCGGCTCGCTGCTCGCCAAGATGGACTTCGCCGAGCAGACGAAGATGCTCGGCCAGGGCCTCGTCTCCGTGACGCTGCTCTCGCTCCTCTTCGGCGGCATCGGCCTCGTCATGGCGGCCCTCACCCCGCGCCGGGGCTTCGGCGTCGCCGCCGTCATCGCCACCCTGGTGATCTCGTACGGAGCGGTCTCCACGCTCCAGGGCATCGCCTACGGCACGGACAACGTCGGCGCGGTCAAGTGGATCGGCCTGTTCTCGCCGATCACCCTCATCGGCGGTGTGCAGGACGCGTTCCTCGGCGCGCCCACCGCCGCCCCGGGCGGGGAGGCCGCCGCGCCCGGCACCGCGGTCGGCGCGCTCTACGTGCTGGTCGTCCTCGCGCTGATCGCCGGGTCGTACGGCGTGCTGATGCGCCGCTACCGAAAGGTCGGACTGTGA
- a CDS encoding ABC transporter ATP-binding protein, producing the protein MIATESLSKRFPRVTALDRLSLDIGPGVTGLVGANGAGKSTMIKILLGLSPATEGRAEVLGLDVATSGAQIRERVGYMPEHDCLPPDVSATEFVVHMARMSGLPATAARERTADTLRHVGLYEERYRPMGGYSTGMKQRVKLAQALVHDPKLVLLDEPTNGLDPVGRDDMLGLIRRVWTDFGISVLVTSHLLGELERTCDHVVVIDGGKLLRSSSTSDFTRTTTTLAVEVTDSDAHPDGTEALRAALAAAGVTLHGGVEEGLPGAGHILLLEAAGEETYDLVRDTVADLGLGLVRMEQRRHHIAEVFKAQQQEEVPTR; encoded by the coding sequence GTGATCGCGACCGAAAGCCTCAGCAAGCGGTTCCCCCGGGTGACCGCTCTCGACCGGCTCTCCCTGGACATCGGGCCCGGTGTGACCGGACTTGTGGGTGCCAACGGAGCCGGCAAGTCGACGATGATCAAGATCCTTCTTGGTCTGTCCCCGGCCACGGAGGGCCGCGCCGAAGTCCTCGGACTCGACGTCGCGACCTCCGGCGCCCAGATCCGTGAGCGCGTCGGCTACATGCCGGAGCACGACTGCCTGCCGCCGGACGTCTCGGCGACCGAGTTCGTCGTCCACATGGCGCGCATGTCCGGTCTGCCCGCGACCGCCGCCCGCGAGCGGACCGCGGACACCCTGCGCCACGTCGGCCTGTACGAGGAGCGCTACCGCCCCATGGGCGGCTACTCGACCGGCATGAAGCAGCGCGTGAAGCTGGCCCAGGCCCTCGTCCACGACCCGAAGCTGGTCCTGCTCGACGAGCCGACCAACGGCCTCGACCCGGTCGGCCGCGACGACATGCTCGGCCTGATCCGGCGGGTGTGGACGGACTTCGGCATCTCGGTCCTGGTCACCTCCCACCTCCTCGGCGAGCTGGAGCGCACCTGCGACCACGTCGTCGTCATCGACGGCGGCAAGCTGCTCCGCTCCAGCTCCACCAGCGACTTCACCCGCACGACCACCACCCTCGCGGTCGAGGTCACCGACTCCGACGCCCACCCCGACGGCACGGAGGCGCTCCGCGCCGCCCTGGCCGCCGCCGGAGTGACCCTGCACGGCGGCGTGGAGGAGGGACTCCCGGGCGCCGGGCACATCCTGCTCCTGGAGGCCGCCGGCGAGGAGACGTACGACCTGGTCCGCGACACCGTCGCCGACCTCGGCCTCGGCCTGGTCCGTATGGAGCAGCGCCGGCACCACATCGCCGAGGTCTTCAAGGCGCAGCAGCAGGAGGAGGTGCCGACGCGATGA